Proteins from a single region of Orcinus orca chromosome 20, mOrcOrc1.1, whole genome shotgun sequence:
- the ZNF233 gene encoding LOW QUALITY PROTEIN: zinc finger protein 233 (The sequence of the model RefSeq protein was modified relative to this genomic sequence to represent the inferred CDS: inserted 1 base in 1 codon), with product MTKFQEPVSFKDVAVTFTKEELGLLDSTQRKLYQDVMLENFRNLVSVGYLPFKLDMILQLGRKKKLWVMEPEAQGAGCSGHGNQNEIETLQEAGLRQLLHEGLMCWQIWEQFTSKLTRTQDSIINLQGKKLPKQDDSSCEAWSGESTQLPEDENYVGKLQGESSTSIKNQESPTQTSWDFWRKMYLRESQNYQSRCQQIDIKDKLCQCDHCVMRRISHHHGNQEVHKSEKACGHNNHGKDFVKNTSQHSIIHSGEQTSDETGKGVSLGYDVELHQQLCVGEKPHVCSECGKGTTYNSVFHIHYSVHRGGKRSGNDECGVDLGQSSHPETHQRVNPGEKPYRFGVCAAESFNQNSSLPTHEPIHPGENLCRGGRCGKGSSHSLDLNSHCVDNTGEKSWKCELCGKGFNETSQIQAHQTAYPQDKTSKWKAYDRIFSQSSGPLQRVHTGEKPYKCEVCGKDFSKASNLQAHQRIHTGEKPYQCDVCNKSFSRNSHLQAHQRVHTGEKPYRCDTCGKDFSQISHLQAHQRVHTGEKPYRCDTCGKGFSQSSHLQDHQRVHTGEKPYTCDVCGKDFSWSSHLQAHQRVHTGEKPYKCEECGKGFIWNSYLHVHQRIHTGEKPYKCGMCGKSFSQTSHLQAHQRVHTGEKPYKCFDCGKGFSKSSXSSGSSESP from the exons ATGACCAAGTTCCAG GAGCCAGTGTCCTTCAAGGACGTGGCTGTGACCTTCACCAAGGAGGAGCTGGGGCTGCTGGACTCCACTCAGAGGAAGCTGTACCAAGACGTGATGCTGGAGAACTTCCGGAACCTGGTCTCAGTGG GATATCTACCTTTCAAATTAGATATGATACTACagctggggagaaaaaagaagcttTGGGTGATGGAGCCAGAAGCCCAAGGAGCTGGGTGTTCAG GACACGGGAACCAAAATGAGATAGAGACTCTTCAAGAAGCAGGATTAAGACAGCTTTTACATGAAGGCCTTATGTGCTGGCAGATATGGGAACAGTTTACAAGTAAATTAACCAGAACTCAGGACTCAATAATAAATCTGCAAGGCAAGAAGTTGCCAAAACAAGATGATTCCTCCTGTGAGGCATGGTCAGGAGAATCTACTCAGCTTCCTGAAGATGAGAACTATGTAGGAAAGCTTCAAGGAGAGAGTTCCACAAGTATCAAAAATCAAGAGTCTCCAACTCAGACATCCTGGGATTTCTGGAGAAAAATGTATCTGAGAGAGTCACAGAATTATCAGAGTAGGTGTCAGCAAATTGACATAAAAGATAAACTGTGTCAGTGTGATCACTGTGTCATGAGAAGGATCTCTCATCACCATGGCAATCAGGAAGTACACAAAAGCGAGAAGGCTTGTGGCCACAATAATCATGGAAAAGACTTTGTGAAGAACACATCCCAGCATAGTATCATCCACTCAGGAGAGCAGACCTCTGATGAGACTGGAAAAGGTGTCAGCCTTGGCTATGATGTTGAACTTCATCAGCAGTTGTGTGTAGGAGAGAAGCCCCACGTGTGTAGTGAGTGTGGGAAGGGCACCACGTATAACTCAGTGTTTCACATTCATTACAGTGTTCACAGAGGAGGGAAACGCAGTGGGAATGATGAATGTGGGGTGGACTTGGGTCAGAGCTCACATCCGGAGACCCATCAGAGAGTCAACCCAGGGGAGAAACCCTACAGATTTGGGGTGTGTGCTGCTGAGAGCTTCAATCAGAACTCCTCCCTTCCCACTCATGAGCCCATTCACCCGGGGGAGAATCTGTGTAGGGGTGGCAGGTGTGGGAAGGGCTCCAGTCATAGCTTAGACCTCAACAGTCACTGTGTAGACAACACTGGCGAGAAATCCTGGAAATGTGAGCTGTGTGGTAAAGGCTTCAATGAGACATCACAAATTCAAGCCCATCAGACAGCCTACCCTCAAGACAAAACGTCCAAATGGAAGGCATATGACAGGATATTCAGTCAGAGCTCTGGTCCTCTTcagagagttcacactggagaaaaaccatataaatgCGAGGTATGTGGGAAAGACTTCAGTAAGGCCTCCAACCTTCAAGCCCATCAGAGAATCCACACCGGCGAGAAACCCTACCAATGTGATGTGTGTAATAAGAGCTTCAGCCGGAATTCCCATCTTCAGGCCCATCAGAGAGTCCACACGGGAGAGAAACCCTACAGATGTGACACATGTGGGAAGGATTTCAGTCAGATTTCCCATCTTCAGGCCCATCAGAGAGTCCACACAGGAGAGAAGCCCTACAGATGTGACACATGTGGAAAAGGCTTCAGTCAGAGCTCACATCTTCAAGACCACCAGCGggtccacactggagagaaaccctacacGTGTGACGTGTGTGGGAAGGATTTCAGTTGGAGCTCCCATCTTCAAGCCCATCAGAGAGTCCATACAGGGGAGAAACCCTACAAGTGTGAAGAATGTGGGAAAGGCTTCATCTGGAACTCGTACCTTCACGTTCATCAGAGGATCCACACGGGAGAGAAACCCTATAAGTGTGGCATGTGTGGGAAGAGCTTCAGTCAGACCTCCCATCTTCAAGCCCATCAGAGGGtccatacaggagagaaaccctacaAATGTTTTGACTGTGGTAAGGGCTTTAGCAAGAGTT TGTCTTCAGGTTCATCAGAGAGTCCATAG